CAGGTGATCCTTTCTAACACCTACCACCTTTACCTTAGACCAGGTGTGGAGGTTATAGAGCTGGCTGGGGGGCTTCACTCTTTTATAGGGTGGCAAAAACCCATCCTGACGGATAGCGGAGGCTTTCAGGTTTTTTCTCTCTCAAGAAGAAGGACAAAGGATAACAGGTCGGGGGTAAGGGTGTTGGAAGAAGGTGTTGAGTTTAGAGACCACCTTTCTGGCTCTCTTCACTTTTTCACACCAGAAAAGGTAATAGACATGCAGGAGGTTTTTGGTTCTGACTTTATTATGCCTCTTGATGAGTGTGTGGAGTATCCTACCACTTATACCTATGCTCAGGCATCCGTTGAGAGAACTCTAAGATGGCTTGATAGAAGTATAAAGCACAAAAAAAGAGAGGATCAGGCTCTGTTTGGTATAGTGCAGGGTGCTTTCTTTGAAGACCTCAGAAGATACTCTGCCATGGCAACTGTTGAGAGGGATCTCTTTGGTTATGCCATAGGTGGGCTTTCGGTGGGTGAGCCAAAGGAGATTATGTACGCTATGGTGGAAGTGGTGTGCGAGTACTTGCCATGGCAAAAGCCCAGGTACCTTATGGGTGTAGGCATGCCAGAAGACTTGGTAGAATGCGTAGCAAGGGGTATAGATATGTTTGATTGTGTGGCACCCACAAGGATGGCAAGAACTGGCACACTATTTACCTCTCAGGGAAAGATAAACATAACTAACGAAATCTATAAAAAAGACTTCTCTCCTGTGGATGAAGAATGCAACTGTTATACTTGCAGAAACTTTACAAAAGCTTACCTAAGACACCTCTACAAAGCGGATGAAATATCAGCTTACATACTTGGCACCGTACACAATCTTAGCTTTTATCACAAACTCATGAAGGACATAAGAACCGCCATAAAAGAGGGAAGGTTTGAAAGCTTAAGAAGGTCTTGGACGGTTTAAAATTTAGTTTATGTATATTTATGAAGAGGTAAACCCCGAAAGACTCCTTATTCATCTTCACGGCTTTGCCTCAGACTTAAAAAGCTCCAAAGTGAGAACGCTAAGAGACTATGCCCTTGAAAAGAAAAGCTTTTCCTTCTTTGCCATGGACATGGACTATCATACTACCACTACCAGCAAAACCTTAGCAGTTTTAAATGCTCTTGTGCTGGGCTTTTCT
The DNA window shown above is from Hydrogenobacter thermophilus TK-6 and carries:
- the tgt gene encoding tRNA guanosine(34) transglycosylase Tgt, which gives rise to MSKAFSFEILASEGNARVGRLITPHGVIETPVFMPVGTQGTVKAMIHRLLEEIGVQVILSNTYHLYLRPGVEVIELAGGLHSFIGWQKPILTDSGGFQVFSLSRRRTKDNRSGVRVLEEGVEFRDHLSGSLHFFTPEKVIDMQEVFGSDFIMPLDECVEYPTTYTYAQASVERTLRWLDRSIKHKKREDQALFGIVQGAFFEDLRRYSAMATVERDLFGYAIGGLSVGEPKEIMYAMVEVVCEYLPWQKPRYLMGVGMPEDLVECVARGIDMFDCVAPTRMARTGTLFTSQGKINITNEIYKKDFSPVDEECNCYTCRNFTKAYLRHLYKADEISAYILGTVHNLSFYHKLMKDIRTAIKEGRFESLRRSWTV